The Streptomyces sp. NBC_01353 genome contains a region encoding:
- a CDS encoding alpha/beta hydrolase produces MSAPRSSPSPTPTPSSYQRAPTRSVSVRGVDFVYRQLGPQDGVPLILLNHLAAVLDNWDPRVIDGLAARRPVITFDNRGVGASGGSTPDTIEAMAHDTVLFIRALGFDQVDLLGLSMGGFIAQVVAAEEPHLVRKIALAGTGPAGGPGIDKVTALTIRATLQGALTRKDPKQYLFFTDTDGGRRAGRAFLERLKERMDDRDKAISLSSFRAQLKAIHRWGLQAPADLSRIHHPALVANGESDRMVPSENTLDLAARLPQGELVPLYSDAGHGGIFQYHDEFVSQALEFLES; encoded by the coding sequence ATGAGTGCACCGCGGAGTTCCCCCAGCCCCACCCCCACCCCGTCGTCGTACCAGAGAGCGCCGACCCGTTCCGTGTCCGTGCGCGGCGTCGACTTCGTCTACCGGCAGCTCGGTCCGCAGGACGGCGTACCGCTGATCCTCCTGAACCACCTGGCCGCGGTTCTGGACAACTGGGACCCACGCGTCATCGACGGACTCGCCGCCCGACGCCCAGTGATCACCTTCGACAACCGCGGAGTCGGTGCGTCAGGCGGCTCCACGCCCGACACCATCGAGGCGATGGCCCACGACACCGTGCTGTTCATCAGGGCCCTGGGATTCGACCAGGTCGACCTGCTCGGCCTGTCGATGGGCGGCTTCATCGCCCAGGTCGTCGCAGCAGAGGAACCACACCTCGTACGCAAGATCGCCCTCGCGGGCACGGGCCCCGCCGGAGGCCCCGGCATCGACAAAGTCACCGCACTCACCATCCGAGCCACGCTGCAGGGCGCCCTGACCCGCAAGGACCCGAAGCAGTACCTCTTCTTCACCGACACCGACGGCGGCCGACGGGCAGGGCGCGCCTTCCTGGAACGGCTGAAGGAACGCATGGACGACCGCGACAAAGCCATCTCACTGTCGTCGTTCCGCGCCCAGCTGAAGGCCATCCACCGATGGGGCCTCCAGGCGCCGGCAGACCTGTCGCGCATTCACCATCCGGCCCTGGTGGCAAACGGTGAAAGCGACCGGATGGTGCCAAGCGAAAACACCCTCGACCTGGCCGCACGGCTGCCCCAGGGCGAACTCGTACCCCTGTACTCCGACGCCGGACACGGAGGGATCTTCCAGTACCACGACGAATTCGTCTCACAGGCGCTCGAATTCCTCGAGTCGTAG
- a CDS encoding NADP-dependent oxidoreductase, whose protein sequence is MKTFMIERYGDKAGVQAAEMPDPQVAADDVLVRIHAASINPLDLKIRDGDFKAILPYRLPLILGNDLAGVVVRAGSAVTRFAVGDEVYARPDKDRIGTFAELIAVHQDDVAIKPATLTMQEAASLPLVALTSWQALVERAKVQPGQKVLIHAGSGGLGTIAVQLAKQLGAHVAATASTAKVDLVKKLGADVVVDYRKQDFEEVLDGYDVILDSLGGETLEKSLRVLKPGGVVISVAGPPDVAFARELGANAILRLAMSALSFKTRRRAQRRNVTYSFLFMKASGDQLRELTSLIEAGKIRPVVDRVFPFDQTREAMEYVEKGRAKAGKVVVTMR, encoded by the coding sequence ATGAAGACCTTCATGATCGAGCGGTACGGCGACAAGGCCGGCGTGCAGGCCGCCGAGATGCCCGACCCGCAAGTGGCTGCCGACGACGTCCTGGTCCGGATCCACGCGGCGAGCATCAACCCGCTGGACCTCAAGATCCGCGACGGGGACTTCAAGGCGATCCTGCCGTACCGTCTCCCGCTCATCCTGGGCAACGACCTCGCCGGGGTGGTGGTCCGGGCGGGATCGGCCGTCACACGGTTCGCGGTGGGCGACGAGGTCTACGCCCGGCCCGACAAGGACCGCATCGGCACGTTCGCCGAACTCATCGCCGTCCACCAGGACGACGTGGCGATCAAACCGGCCACGCTCACCATGCAGGAGGCCGCGTCCCTGCCCCTGGTCGCCCTGACCTCCTGGCAGGCACTGGTCGAACGGGCAAAGGTGCAGCCGGGCCAGAAGGTCCTGATCCACGCGGGCTCCGGCGGCCTCGGCACCATCGCCGTCCAGCTGGCGAAGCAGCTGGGCGCGCACGTGGCCGCCACCGCGAGCACGGCCAAGGTCGACCTGGTGAAGAAGCTCGGCGCGGACGTCGTCGTCGACTACAGGAAGCAGGATTTCGAAGAGGTCCTCGACGGCTACGACGTCATCCTCGACAGCCTGGGCGGCGAGACGCTCGAGAAGTCCCTGCGGGTACTCAAGCCCGGCGGGGTGGTCATCAGCGTCGCAGGCCCGCCCGATGTGGCCTTCGCCCGCGAACTGGGCGCGAATGCGATCCTCCGTCTGGCGATGAGCGCGTTGAGCTTCAAGACCCGGCGCCGCGCCCAGCGCCGCAACGTGACGTACTCGTTCCTGTTCATGAAGGCCAGTGGCGACCAGCTGCGCGAACTCACGTCGCTCATCGAGGCCGGGAAGATCCGTCCCGTCGTCGACCGTGTCTTCCCGTTCGATCAGACGCGGGAAGCCATGGAGTACGTCGAGAAGGGCCGCGCGAAGGCCGGCAAGGTCGTCGTCACGATGAGGTGA
- a CDS encoding IS5 family transposase: MPALPSCLLEPLWDQFAALLPTRPEFAAGHPLGCHRRRIPDRTVFEHVVLALVHGSGYERLSSPGCSDRTIRRRLKEWAAQGISEAVHAIALQAYDRMIGLELSEISVDGCITKAPCGGECAGRSPVDRGKQGLKRSLASDACGVPLGLVAAGANRHDSPLLGPTLEAAIGQVGPLPEDVNVNLDRGYDNNKSRTLLGELDFTGEIARKGVPAPIQAGKRWTVERTHSWMNGYGKLRRCTERNGAVVSFYLHLAATLVTLRMLIRRSTSRYRWDGRPTTRRLK, translated from the coding sequence GTGCCCGCGCTGCCATCTTGTCTGCTCGAACCCCTCTGGGACCAGTTCGCCGCACTCCTACCCACACGGCCGGAGTTCGCCGCGGGGCACCCGCTCGGCTGCCACCGCCGCAGAATCCCCGACCGGACCGTGTTCGAACACGTGGTGCTCGCGCTGGTCCACGGCTCGGGTTACGAGCGCCTGTCCAGTCCCGGATGCTCCGACCGCACCATCCGCCGACGGCTCAAAGAGTGGGCTGCGCAAGGGATTTCCGAGGCCGTCCACGCCATCGCGCTCCAGGCGTACGACCGCATGATCGGCCTGGAGCTGTCCGAGATATCCGTCGACGGCTGCATCACCAAGGCCCCGTGCGGCGGCGAGTGCGCAGGCCGGTCCCCGGTCGACCGCGGGAAGCAGGGCCTGAAGCGCTCGCTCGCCTCCGACGCGTGCGGCGTCCCGCTCGGCCTGGTCGCCGCAGGGGCCAACCGCCACGACTCGCCTCTCCTCGGCCCGACCCTCGAAGCGGCCATCGGACAGGTGGGACCCCTGCCCGAGGATGTGAACGTCAACCTCGACCGGGGCTACGACAACAACAAGTCCCGCACTCTGCTCGGGGAGTTGGACTTCACCGGTGAGATCGCCCGCAAGGGCGTACCCGCCCCGATCCAGGCCGGCAAGCGGTGGACCGTGGAACGGACGCACTCGTGGATGAACGGCTACGGCAAGCTCCGGCGCTGCACCGAGAGGAACGGCGCGGTCGTCTCGTTCTACCTCCACCTTGCCGCGACTCTCGTCACGCTCCGCATGCTCATCCGACGCTCGACGAGCCGCTACCGCTGGGACGGCCGCCCCACCACCCGACGCCTCAAGTGA
- a CDS encoding aldo/keto reductase: MRYTTFGRQTGLRVSEFALGTANFGTGWGAGAEPDEARRIFDRFAEAGGTFLDTADTYQFGESEELTGKFIAADRNHFVLATKFALGAAPQPSVSRTGNSRKNMVASVEASLKRLGTDYIDLLWVHFPDELTPMDEILRGLDDLVSAGKIHHAALSNFPAWRVSRAVTLADLKNWAPIVGIQNEYSLVERTADRELLPMAESLGLGAALWSPLGGGLLTGKYRHSTKGRLSDLGAVIHMESTDQKTAVVDAVLAIAEETGVTPAQVSVAWVRERAARSATSLVPIIGPRDLTQLDHYLGALDAHLTPQQFARLSEVSAVPLGVPHEAIAGSLGGIQGGDTNRVIAPAAPVG, from the coding sequence ATGCGTTACACGACCTTCGGACGCCAGACCGGACTGCGTGTGTCCGAGTTTGCGCTCGGCACGGCGAACTTCGGCACCGGCTGGGGTGCCGGCGCCGAGCCGGACGAGGCACGCCGTATCTTCGACCGGTTCGCCGAAGCGGGCGGCACCTTCCTCGACACCGCGGACACCTACCAGTTCGGCGAGTCGGAAGAACTGACGGGCAAGTTCATCGCCGCCGACCGTAACCACTTCGTCCTTGCCACCAAGTTCGCCCTCGGGGCCGCGCCCCAGCCGAGCGTCTCCCGGACGGGCAACAGCCGTAAGAACATGGTCGCGTCAGTGGAGGCCAGCCTGAAGCGCCTGGGCACCGACTACATCGACCTGCTCTGGGTGCACTTCCCCGACGAGCTCACCCCCATGGACGAGATCCTGCGCGGGCTCGACGATCTGGTGAGTGCCGGCAAAATCCACCACGCCGCCCTGTCCAACTTCCCCGCCTGGCGCGTCTCGCGCGCCGTGACGCTCGCGGACCTGAAGAACTGGGCACCCATCGTGGGCATCCAGAACGAGTACAGCCTCGTCGAGCGGACCGCCGACCGCGAGCTGCTGCCGATGGCCGAGAGCCTCGGACTCGGCGCCGCCCTGTGGTCCCCGCTCGGCGGCGGACTGCTCACCGGAAAGTACCGCCACAGCACCAAGGGGCGCCTCAGCGACCTCGGAGCGGTCATCCACATGGAGAGCACCGACCAAAAGACCGCCGTCGTCGACGCCGTCCTGGCCATCGCCGAGGAGACCGGCGTAACGCCCGCCCAGGTGTCGGTGGCCTGGGTGCGGGAGCGTGCCGCCCGGTCCGCGACCTCGCTCGTCCCGATCATCGGGCCGCGCGACCTCACCCAGCTCGACCACTACCTGGGCGCTCTCGACGCCCACCTGACACCGCAGCAGTTCGCCCGACTCTCGGAAGTCAGCGCGGTGCCCCTCGGAGTTCCCCACGAGGCGATCGCCGGGTCCCTGGGCGGCATCCAGGGAGGCGACACCAACCGAGTCATCGCCCCGGCCGCACCGGTGGGCTGA
- a CDS encoding SDR family oxidoreductase, whose product MEPKEAVAVVTGANRGLGRHPAIQLVERGAKVYAAARRPETVDLPGVIPLRLDVTDKESIPIAARAASDATPLVNNAGISTATPLIAGGLDAVRLEMETNFFRPLAVTRTFAPVIEGNGGGAVLNVLSWLHPADLGSHAAAEAAAWALTDAAREEMAPHGIAVSALHVGYMDTDMAAGVPADQKTDPADVAAQALYGIEMGMPEILADQTTRYVGQSLAALPNAA is encoded by the coding sequence ATGGAACCGAAGGAAGCGGTCGCGGTGGTCACCGGCGCGAACCGGGGGCTCGGGCGCCATCCGGCCATCCAGCTCGTGGAACGCGGGGCGAAGGTGTACGCGGCGGCCCGCCGCCCCGAGACCGTGGACCTGCCCGGCGTCATCCCGCTGCGGTTGGACGTGACGGACAAGGAGTCGATCCCGATCGCGGCCCGCGCCGCATCCGACGCGACGCCGCTGGTGAACAACGCGGGCATCTCCACCGCCACGCCGCTGATCGCGGGCGGCCTGGACGCGGTACGTCTGGAGATGGAGACGAACTTCTTCCGTCCGCTCGCCGTGACGCGGACTTTCGCCCCCGTCATCGAGGGCAACGGCGGCGGCGCCGTTCTCAACGTCCTGTCCTGGCTGCACCCGGCCGATCTCGGGTCCCATGCCGCGGCCGAGGCCGCGGCATGGGCGCTGACCGACGCGGCCCGGGAGGAAATGGCGCCCCACGGCATCGCCGTCTCGGCGCTGCACGTCGGATACATGGACACCGACATGGCCGCGGGCGTTCCCGCCGATCAGAAGACAGACCCCGCCGATGTCGCCGCCCAGGCCCTGTACGGCATCGAGATGGGCATGCCCGAGATCCTCGCCGACCAGACCACCCGGTACGTCGGGCAGAGCCTGGCCGCTTTGCCGAATGCGGCGTGA
- a CDS encoding TetR/AcrR family transcriptional regulator: MGRVSQAEAEENRRRVVEAASRLFREQGTHVSVADLMKAAGLTHGGFYKQFASKGALIDEATAHSFDELTRLRNDGLEQHAGQRDAAQQELIDTYLSIEHRDSAATGCPAAALAGDMAREPGDGEARRVYTEGVGDFAEWLATEDQDGITRLCTMVGALVLARATEGTPLSEEILTAARAALTATS; this comes from the coding sequence ATGGGCCGCGTATCGCAGGCGGAAGCGGAGGAGAACCGCCGGCGGGTCGTGGAAGCCGCCTCCCGGCTGTTCCGGGAGCAGGGAACCCACGTCAGCGTCGCCGACCTCATGAAGGCGGCCGGCCTGACCCACGGCGGCTTCTACAAGCAGTTCGCCTCCAAAGGGGCGCTCATCGACGAAGCCACCGCGCACTCGTTCGATGAACTCACCCGGCTCCGCAACGACGGACTCGAGCAGCATGCAGGGCAGCGCGACGCCGCCCAGCAGGAGCTGATCGATACCTACCTCTCGATCGAGCACCGCGACAGCGCGGCGACCGGGTGCCCCGCCGCCGCACTCGCCGGCGACATGGCGCGCGAGCCCGGAGATGGCGAGGCCCGCCGCGTCTACACCGAGGGAGTGGGCGACTTCGCGGAGTGGCTCGCCACCGAGGACCAGGACGGCATCACCCGGCTGTGCACGATGGTCGGCGCACTCGTCCTGGCCCGCGCCACCGAGGGCACCCCGCTCTCGGAGGAGATCCTCACCGCCGCGCGCGCGGCATTGACGGCGACCAGCTGA
- a CDS encoding lamin tail domain-containing protein: MCRPDRGSALGICAEERVTERAGYRVSRRRRVAGTASSPSAARRWNGNRHRFNDYRLAGRATVRIHTGEGRDTRTDLFQGRRDYVWDNNRDKATLRDDRGRVVASKSWGNHHRR, encoded by the coding sequence ATGTGCCGACCGGATCGCGGCAGCGCTCTGGGCATCTGTGCCGAGGAACGTGTCACGGAACGAGCTGGATATCGGGTATCCCGACGGCGGAGGGTTGCTGGAACAGCCTCCAGTCCTAGTGCCGCCCGGCGCTGGAACGGTAACCGCCACCGCTTCAACGACTACCGCCTCGCCGGCCGGGCCACGGTCCGGATCCACACCGGCGAGGGGCGCGACACCCGTACCGACCTGTTCCAGGGCCGCCGCGACTACGTGTGGGACAACAATCGCGACAAGGCCACCCTCCGCGACGACCGCGGCCGGGTCGTGGCCAGCAAGTCCTGGGGCAACCACCACCGCCGCTAA
- a CDS encoding cupin domain-containing protein, producing the protein MVADGESSGPADGGPVPRVLFETAMLDALDPATTGAVWRLAEPGRQVDANVVRIPPERGVDPHIEPDLDVLLLVVAGEGTLVTSEGTCPLSEGSLVWLPHGSTRGLVAGERGMAYLTVHRRRPGMRIQPASASRNLQP; encoded by the coding sequence ATGGTGGCAGACGGAGAGTCTTCGGGCCCAGCAGACGGGGGTCCGGTGCCTCGGGTTCTGTTCGAGACCGCAATGCTGGATGCGCTCGATCCGGCTACTACCGGTGCGGTGTGGCGGTTGGCGGAGCCCGGCCGCCAGGTCGATGCCAATGTCGTCCGGATCCCGCCCGAACGGGGCGTCGACCCCCATATCGAGCCGGATTTGGACGTCCTCCTGCTGGTCGTGGCCGGAGAGGGCACCTTGGTCACCTCCGAGGGAACGTGTCCGCTGAGCGAAGGCAGCCTCGTCTGGCTGCCCCACGGCTCCACCCGCGGTCTTGTCGCGGGCGAGCGGGGTATGGCGTACCTGACCGTTCACCGGCGCCGTCCCGGGATGCGGATCCAGCCCGCCTCCGCAAGCCGGAACCTGCAGCCCTGA
- a CDS encoding TIGR03557 family F420-dependent LLM class oxidoreductase yields the protein MTSFGYFLACEEFTPRQLMEQASLATDAGFTRLAISDHFHPWTDAQGHSPFVWSMIGALSQTTDLPVTTLVTCPVMRLHPAVTAQAAATSSVLLRGRFTLGVGTGEALNEHVHGDRWPSFDERADMLEEAVEVMRRLFTGRQVSHRGRHYTVDNARLYTAPDGPLPILVSAFGPKAAQLAGRIGDGFVTMSPDEDAIGRFRDAGGAGKPVVGGLKVCWGDDREAAVSTAHRLWPTEQLPGELNQILPTPAHFEQAAGLVARSQVSESVPCGADPDEHVNAIRAYVEAGFDEVYVGQIGPDQSAFFNGYRDKVLPAFTA from the coding sequence ATGACGTCCTTCGGGTACTTCCTGGCCTGCGAGGAATTCACCCCGCGACAGCTGATGGAGCAGGCAAGCCTGGCTACCGACGCCGGATTCACCAGGCTTGCCATCTCCGACCACTTCCACCCGTGGACCGACGCCCAGGGCCACAGTCCCTTCGTGTGGTCGATGATCGGCGCACTCTCGCAGACCACGGACCTGCCGGTGACGACACTGGTCACCTGCCCCGTCATGCGCCTGCACCCAGCGGTGACGGCGCAGGCCGCAGCGACCTCCAGCGTGCTGCTCCGAGGCCGTTTCACGCTGGGCGTGGGCACCGGAGAAGCCCTCAACGAGCACGTGCACGGGGACCGGTGGCCCTCGTTCGACGAGCGGGCGGACATGCTGGAGGAGGCGGTCGAAGTGATGCGGCGCCTGTTCACCGGACGGCAGGTCAGCCACCGCGGCCGGCACTACACGGTCGACAACGCCCGCCTCTACACCGCCCCCGATGGGCCCTTGCCGATCCTCGTCTCCGCCTTCGGGCCGAAGGCTGCCCAGCTGGCCGGACGCATCGGCGACGGCTTCGTCACCATGAGCCCGGACGAGGACGCCATCGGCCGGTTCAGGGACGCGGGCGGTGCGGGGAAGCCGGTGGTCGGCGGTCTGAAAGTGTGTTGGGGCGACGACCGGGAAGCGGCGGTGTCCACCGCCCATCGTCTGTGGCCCACGGAGCAGCTGCCGGGAGAGCTCAACCAGATCCTGCCGACCCCGGCCCATTTCGAGCAGGCCGCCGGGCTCGTCGCCCGGAGCCAGGTATCCGAATCGGTTCCGTGCGGCGCGGACCCGGATGAGCATGTGAACGCGATCCGCGCCTATGTCGAGGCGGGTTTCGACGAGGTCTATGTCGGCCAGATCGGCCCTGACCAGTCGGCTTTCTTCAACGGCTACCGCGACAAGGTCCTGCCCGCGTTTACCGCCTGA
- a CDS encoding plasmid stabilization protein — translation MPRGSSPKRERQYEHIKESAEERGESFKRAKEIAARTVNKERARSGESKTASRSSTQDMSSSKRGGQRSHSGSQGPTKEQLYNEAKQRNIEGRSKMDKAELKRALGH, via the coding sequence ATGCCTCGCGGTTCCAGCCCCAAACGAGAGCGTCAGTACGAGCACATCAAGGAGAGTGCCGAGGAGCGCGGCGAGAGCTTCAAGCGGGCCAAGGAGATCGCCGCGCGCACCGTCAACAAGGAACGCGCGCGCTCCGGCGAGTCGAAGACCGCGAGCCGTTCCTCGACGCAGGACATGTCGTCCTCCAAGCGCGGCGGGCAGCGTTCCCACAGCGGCTCGCAGGGACCCACCAAGGAGCAGCTCTACAACGAGGCGAAGCAGCGCAACATCGAGGGCCGCTCGAAGATGGACAAAGCGGAACTCAAGCGCGCCCTCGGCCACTGA
- a CDS encoding potassium channel family protein — MQWLVTGAGAAMVLLILRDVFHTLWHPTSHGGLSRLVMTAIWKLSAALGPRLGASGLTGPLGLVSVVALWVMTVVAGWTLIYWPHLPEGFVYSDVLRPADRVGLLDAVYVSLVTLSTLGLGDIAPTEGWLRVVAPMEGLVGFALLTATVSWILGIYPALARRRAFALRISHLLRAYSPQRIDSPAGAALLLDLAAGVSVVSVDFLQYPESYYFYDGDDRTSLARHVGWAVRTADQAADAQQPDVRAAGTVLRTALEDLADILDQRFLHTHGPPRQALDAYTRDHGRRAGRSEPRPR, encoded by the coding sequence ATGCAGTGGTTGGTGACAGGCGCGGGCGCTGCCATGGTGCTGCTGATCCTGCGGGATGTCTTCCACACCCTGTGGCATCCGACGAGTCACGGGGGGCTGAGCCGCCTGGTCATGACGGCGATCTGGAAGTTGTCGGCCGCCCTCGGCCCGCGCCTGGGCGCGTCAGGGCTCACCGGACCCCTCGGACTGGTGTCGGTCGTCGCCCTCTGGGTGATGACAGTGGTCGCCGGCTGGACGCTGATCTACTGGCCGCACCTGCCCGAGGGGTTCGTGTACTCCGACGTCCTGCGCCCCGCCGATCGCGTGGGCCTGCTCGACGCCGTGTACGTCTCGCTGGTCACGCTCTCCACTCTCGGTCTGGGTGACATCGCGCCCACCGAGGGGTGGCTGCGCGTCGTTGCTCCGATGGAGGGTCTGGTCGGTTTCGCTCTCCTGACCGCGACCGTCTCGTGGATTCTCGGCATCTATCCCGCACTGGCCCGACGCCGTGCCTTTGCCCTGCGCATCTCCCACCTCTTGCGCGCCTATTCGCCACAGCGGATCGACTCCCCCGCAGGGGCGGCGCTGCTCCTCGACCTGGCCGCCGGAGTCTCGGTCGTGTCCGTCGACTTCCTTCAGTACCCGGAGTCCTACTACTTCTACGACGGAGACGACCGCACCTCCCTCGCCCGCCACGTCGGATGGGCCGTGCGCACCGCGGATCAGGCCGCAGATGCCCAGCAGCCCGACGTTCGCGCCGCGGGAACGGTCCTGCGCACAGCGCTGGAGGATCTGGCCGACATCCTGGACCAGCGCTTCCTGCACACGCACGGTCCGCCCCGGCAGGCGCTGGATGCCTACACGCGCGATCACGGCCGGCGGGCGGGGAGAAGCGAGCCCCGTCCCCGCTAG
- a CDS encoding PRC-barrel domain-containing protein, whose translation MSEFDIWVYQPAAGYQQGNDLIGYKVEATDGAIGKVSKHSEEVGASYLVVDTGVWIFGKHVLLPAGTIKLIDAAGETVHVDRTKDQIKDAPEFDEMKHTGNPSYLEQFARYYRQPHM comes from the coding sequence ATGAGCGAATTCGACATCTGGGTCTACCAACCGGCCGCGGGATACCAGCAGGGGAACGACCTCATCGGCTACAAGGTCGAGGCCACCGACGGTGCCATTGGGAAGGTCAGCAAGCATTCCGAAGAGGTCGGAGCCTCCTACCTCGTCGTCGACACCGGGGTGTGGATCTTCGGCAAGCACGTTCTGCTGCCTGCCGGAACGATCAAGCTGATCGACGCCGCCGGGGAGACGGTCCACGTCGACCGGACGAAGGACCAGATCAAGGACGCTCCCGAGTTCGACGAGATGAAGCACACCGGCAATCCCAGCTACCTGGAGCAGTTCGCCCGCTACTACCGGCAGCCGCACATGTAG
- a CDS encoding isoamylase early set domain-containing protein: MLERKQRKNRTDITFVLPADSPPGPVSVVGDFNGWDPHAHPLHVREDQTRAVTVALPRRTSHSFRYLAAGDYWFNDEAADGWDGPNSRLHT, from the coding sequence ATGCTCGAACGCAAGCAGCGCAAGAACCGGACCGACATCACCTTCGTGCTTCCCGCCGACAGCCCGCCCGGCCCGGTCAGCGTCGTGGGTGACTTCAACGGCTGGGACCCGCATGCCCACCCCCTCCACGTCCGGGAGGACCAGACGCGGGCCGTGACGGTGGCGCTCCCCCGAAGGACCAGCCACTCCTTCCGATATCTGGCGGCCGGCGACTACTGGTTCAACGACGAGGCCGCCGACGGCTGGGACGGCCCCAACAGCCGACTGCACACCTGA
- a CDS encoding VOC family protein, whose protein sequence is MTVPKTSVLVLDSTDPEPLARFYATLLGAAVEPAGGDSDLLLVSGHSGVVLGIRRDLGQAPPSWPRPEDSQQAHLHILVAPDALDEAEREAVSLGARPVAATLNGTLDRRTDLRRYTDPAGHSFVLAVTFPAQDSPPRA, encoded by the coding sequence ATGACTGTGCCCAAGACCAGTGTCCTCGTCCTCGACTCCACCGACCCGGAACCCCTGGCGCGGTTCTACGCGACCTTGCTGGGCGCCGCCGTGGAGCCCGCCGGAGGCGACTCGGACCTGCTGCTTGTCTCCGGCCATTCCGGTGTCGTGCTGGGGATCCGCCGGGACCTCGGGCAGGCGCCACCGAGCTGGCCCCGCCCCGAGGACTCCCAACAGGCACACCTGCACATCCTCGTGGCACCGGACGCCCTCGACGAGGCGGAGCGCGAGGCGGTCTCGCTCGGCGCACGGCCCGTGGCAGCCACGCTCAACGGCACCCTCGACCGGCGCACGGACCTGCGCCGCTACACCGACCCGGCCGGCCACTCCTTCGTCCTGGCCGTGACATTCCCCGCCCAGGACAGCCCGCCCCGGGCCTGA
- a CDS encoding transposase family protein, with the protein MRGVLRAESLWVETFTGLRMRQFDRLLKVLRERSRNGPGGGRPWCLPLADRVLLVAVYYRTNLTMRQLAPLFGVSPATVRRVIKRLRPLLAIEPASRPADAVERLWIVDGPLIPVRDRTLGASSRNYRFSANVQVIIDADTKLVVAAARPAPGNKADAQVWRNSGLAEHCEGVTVLGDGAYINTGLVVPHRKRPGRDLLPGEEADNAEHRRVRARVEHAFARMKHYKILRDCRQRGTGLHHAVQAVAHMHNLALAA; encoded by the coding sequence ATGCGTGGGGTGTTGAGGGCTGAGTCGTTGTGGGTGGAGACGTTCACGGGGTTGCGGATGCGGCAGTTCGATCGGTTGTTGAAGGTGCTGCGCGAGCGGAGCAGGAATGGGCCCGGTGGCGGCCGTCCGTGGTGTCTGCCGCTGGCTGACCGGGTGCTGCTGGTCGCTGTCTACTACCGCACGAACCTCACCATGAGGCAGCTCGCGCCGCTGTTCGGCGTCTCGCCCGCGACGGTGCGCCGGGTCATCAAGCGGCTGCGGCCCCTCCTCGCCATCGAGCCCGCCTCCCGCCCGGCCGACGCGGTCGAGCGGCTGTGGATCGTGGACGGACCCCTGATCCCGGTCCGCGACCGCACCCTCGGAGCCTCCTCACGCAACTACCGCTTCTCGGCGAACGTGCAGGTCATCATCGATGCCGACACCAAACTCGTGGTCGCCGCGGCACGACCGGCCCCGGGCAACAAGGCCGACGCCCAGGTCTGGCGGAACTCCGGCCTCGCCGAGCACTGCGAGGGTGTCACCGTGCTGGGCGACGGCGCCTACATCAACACCGGACTCGTCGTCCCACACCGCAAACGACCCGGCCGGGACCTGCTCCCCGGAGAGGAAGCGGACAACGCCGAGCACCGACGGGTCCGCGCCCGCGTCGAGCACGCCTTCGCCCGCATGAAGCACTACAAGATCCTCCGCGACTGCCGGCAACGCGGCACCGGCCTCCATCACGCAGTCCAAGCCGTCGCCCACATGCACAACCTCGCCCTCGCCGCATGA
- a CDS encoding transposase translates to MNTRAWIVFLDESGVSLLPQVRRTYAPRGRTPLLRHRLNWKRASMAGALGFHAADPDRGPRLCFHLKPGSYDTAGLIEVLEQMKTFYRGERVVLVWDGLSAHWSWAMRAWVAEQDWLTLERLPAYAPELNPVELLWSSLKKRELANLAGDHLADVADATEQGIHRINDNPQLPWSFLAHTGLTLHTPTPLN, encoded by the coding sequence GTGAACACACGTGCCTGGATCGTCTTCCTCGACGAATCGGGAGTCTCGCTGCTGCCGCAGGTCCGCCGCACTTACGCACCCCGCGGCCGCACCCCGCTTCTGCGGCACCGGCTGAACTGGAAGCGCGCGTCGATGGCCGGGGCCCTGGGATTCCACGCCGCCGACCCCGATCGCGGGCCTCGCCTGTGCTTCCACCTCAAGCCCGGCAGCTACGACACCGCCGGACTCATCGAGGTCTTGGAGCAGATGAAGACGTTCTACCGCGGCGAGCGGGTGGTCCTGGTCTGGGACGGGCTGTCGGCTCACTGGAGCTGGGCGATGCGGGCCTGGGTCGCCGAGCAGGACTGGCTCACCCTGGAGCGATTACCGGCTTACGCTCCTGAGCTCAACCCGGTGGAACTGCTGTGGTCCTCGCTCAAGAAACGCGAGCTCGCCAACCTCGCCGGCGACCACCTCGCCGATGTCGCCGACGCCACCGAACAAGGCATCCACCGCATCAACGACAACCCCCAACTGCCCTGGTCCTTCCTCGCCCACACCGGCCTCACCCTCCATACACCAACCCCACTGAACTAA